The Erigeron canadensis isolate Cc75 chromosome 4, C_canadensis_v1, whole genome shotgun sequence genome window below encodes:
- the LOC122597006 gene encoding uncharacterized protein LOC122597006, whose amino-acid sequence MQVQKHFWFCIGNGFQASVWYDSWDGMSPLADHITPREITRAGFQLNDNVSELIDNGRWKWPSEWTLRLNNIQVPHLSFDDDKLLWKDNNNSLQDFSVHAAWEDLRPRDNVVSWYSVVWFNQNIPKHAFILWLIFRRKLRTQDLMSEWDRNGSGALTCSLCETQPDSHKHLFFECPFSLHVWHTVKTKADMTNIADDWDVMVAGILPMARKLSVQSVIAKLVLAATTYYIWDEKNARLFRQQKRTRDQLLVENEAWHVTLVCYLLFRMDGLGFEDLDCLQTFKPPPPLRGGDAYLNSVHLSPKNSDHVIVCNKTSSIYLMI is encoded by the exons ATGCAAGTACAGAAGCATTTCTGGTTTTGTATTGGTAATGGTTTTCAAGCATCTGTATGGTATGATTCTTGGGATGGGATGAGCCCATTGGCGGATCATATAACGCCAAGAGAAATTACAAGGGCTGGATTTCAGCTTAATGATAACGTGTCTGAACTAATTGATAATGGAAGGTGGAAATGGCCTAGTGAATGGACTCTTCGGTTGAACAACATTCAAGTTCCGCATTTGTCTTTTGATGATGATAAATTGCTATGGAAAGACAATAACAATAGCTTGCAAGATTTTTCTGTTCATGCCGCTTGGGAGGATTTGCGCCCAAGAGATAATGTGGTGTCATGGTATTCTGTTGTTTGGTTTAATCAAAATATTCCCAAACATGCTTTTATCTTATGGCTGATTTTTAGACGTAAACTGCGTACTCAAGACTTGATGAGTGAATGGGATCGAAACGGCTCAGGTGCTTTAACTTGTTCTTTGTGCGAGACACAACCAGATTCGCATAAGCATCTATTTTTTGAGTGCCCCTTTTCCCTACATGTTTGGCATACTGTGAAGACTAAAGCAGATATGACTAATATTGCGGATGATTGGGATGTCATGGTTGCTGGAATTCTCCCAATGGCTAGGAAGTTGAGCGTGCAAAGTGTTATAGCAAAACTGGTGCTAGCGGCTACTACATACTATATCTGGGATGAAAAAAATGCTAGGCTTTTTCGTCAACAGAAAAGAACTCGTGATCAGCTG CTAGTGGAAAATGAGGCGTGGCATGTCACCCTCGTCTGTTATTTGCTGTTTAGAATGGATG gTTTGGGATTTGAAGACTTAGATTGTCTACAAACATTCAAGCCACCACCTCCATTGAGG GGAGGTGATGCTTATCTAAATTCCGTTCACCTTTCCCCCAAAAATTCTGAccatgtaatagtttgtaacaAGACATCATCTATCTACCTTATGATTTAA